A single genomic interval of Fructobacillus americanaquae harbors:
- a CDS encoding restriction endonuclease subunit S encodes MYNTWEQRKFDELSQLYRGLTYKPSDVRKDGIRVLRSSNIDGNTFTIKNDDVFVKPDVVKISTAQKNDILITAANGSSSLVGKHALIDDSSELMVHGGFMLLAKPREPEFTNALMNSQWYRNFIFKFVAGGNGAIGNLKKSDLENQNILIPSSREQKQMGRLFSQLDNLITLHQRKDDFYHGEKLSLHKFFHK; translated from the coding sequence ATTTACAACACTTGGGAACAGCGTAAGTTTGACGAACTCTCTCAACTATATAGAGGACTAACCTATAAGCCATCTGATGTTAGGAAAGATGGGATTCGAGTGCTGCGTTCATCTAACATAGATGGGAATACATTTACTATTAAAAATGATGATGTGTTTGTGAAACCAGATGTAGTTAAAATATCAACAGCTCAAAAAAATGACATTTTAATAACTGCAGCTAATGGATCGAGTTCGTTGGTTGGGAAACACGCTTTAATAGATGATTCATCAGAACTGATGGTGCATGGTGGCTTCATGTTGCTGGCAAAACCTCGTGAACCAGAGTTTACTAATGCGCTAATGAATAGTCAGTGGTATAGAAATTTTATTTTTAAATTTGTAGCTGGTGGAAATGGCGCAATAGGCAATTTAAAAAAATCTGATTTAGAAAATCAAAATATTTTGATACCTTCTTCGCGAGAACAAAAGCAAATGGGCCGATTATTTAGTCAATTAGATAACCTCATCACCCTTCATCAGCGTAAAGATGATTTTTATCATGGTGAAAAATTATCACTCCATAAATTTTTTCACAAGTGA
- a CDS encoding type I restriction-modification system subunit M, with translation MALTADRQALIWKTLNETRGKIEPSEYKNYIFGIMFYKFLSEKAQLWLDGVLQGEKWANIWAQDPEKAKSFMQGTLGYVIEPGDMFSDWKEAINTDKFNIMMVKDALTRFDNGVSPEAKSDYAGIFSDIDLGSSRLGANAQTRAATMMDWINLMDEIELDTDADVLGDLYEYLIGMFAANSGAKAGEFYTPHQVSDIMARILTAGRENQETYTLYDPTMGSGSLLITTASYMKNAGVQGAIKYYGQELITTTYNLARMNLMMHGVEYNDINLRNSDTLAGDWPDGTIDGVDSPRMFDAVMANPPYSQKWDAENREDDPRFKFGVAPKGKADYAFLLHGLYHLNNNGRMAIVLPHGILFRGAAEGRIRKALLENRNISAVIGLPANIFTNTSIPTIIMVLEKNRATDDVLFIDASKGFEKQKNSNKLRQEDIEKIVDTYLKREDVEKYAHVATMDEIRENDFNLNIPRYVDTFEEEEPIDLVKVNQDIVSVEADIKKEEAELLELVNQLAVNDDSKAVIDSLKSLLAGGNHE, from the coding sequence ATGGCATTAACAGCAGATAGACAAGCGTTGATTTGGAAAACATTGAATGAGACACGGGGAAAAATTGAGCCGTCAGAATATAAGAACTACATCTTTGGGATTATGTTTTATAAGTTTTTGTCAGAGAAGGCCCAACTTTGGCTTGATGGTGTGCTACAAGGTGAAAAATGGGCCAATATTTGGGCACAAGACCCTGAAAAGGCAAAGAGCTTCATGCAGGGAACTTTGGGATATGTGATTGAGCCCGGGGACATGTTTTCCGATTGGAAGGAAGCCATTAACACTGATAAGTTCAATATTATGATGGTCAAAGATGCTTTAACTCGCTTTGATAATGGTGTTAGTCCGGAAGCAAAATCAGATTATGCTGGTATTTTTTCAGATATTGATCTTGGCTCTTCACGGTTAGGGGCCAATGCTCAGACTCGTGCCGCGACCATGATGGATTGGATTAACTTGATGGACGAAATTGAGTTAGATACTGATGCTGACGTCTTAGGTGACCTTTATGAATACTTGATCGGCATGTTTGCTGCTAACTCTGGTGCTAAAGCAGGAGAATTTTATACCCCTCACCAAGTTTCGGATATCATGGCTCGAATTTTGACTGCTGGTCGTGAAAATCAGGAAACGTATACTCTCTATGACCCAACAATGGGTTCAGGGTCTTTGCTGATCACTACTGCTTCATACATGAAGAATGCGGGTGTCCAGGGGGCCATCAAGTACTATGGGCAAGAATTAATTACAACAACTTATAATTTGGCACGGATGAACTTGATGATGCATGGTGTTGAGTACAACGATATTAATCTACGTAACAGCGACACATTAGCTGGTGATTGGCCAGACGGAACCATTGATGGGGTTGATTCACCGCGAATGTTTGATGCTGTGATGGCAAACCCACCATATTCTCAAAAGTGGGATGCTGAGAACCGTGAAGATGATCCTCGTTTTAAATTTGGTGTCGCTCCAAAGGGCAAAGCAGATTACGCCTTCTTACTGCATGGCCTGTACCATTTGAATAATAACGGTCGAATGGCCATTGTCTTGCCTCACGGCATTTTGTTCCGAGGAGCAGCTGAAGGACGAATTCGAAAGGCTTTGCTGGAAAACCGTAATATTAGTGCAGTGATTGGGCTACCTGCCAATATCTTTACTAATACAAGTATCCCAACGATTATTATGGTTTTGGAAAAGAACCGAGCCACTGACGACGTACTCTTTATTGATGCTTCTAAGGGATTTGAGAAACAAAAGAACAGCAACAAGCTGCGACAAGAAGATATTGAGAAGATTGTTGATACGTATTTGAAGCGTGAAGATGTCGAAAAGTATGCCCATGTCGCAACGATGGACGAAATTCGCGAAAACGACTTTAATCTCAACATTCCACGCTATGTTGATACTTTTGAAGAAGAAGAGCCAATTGATTTGGTTAAAGTCAATCAAGACATCGTGTCAGTTGAGGCTGACATCAAGAAAGAAGAAGCGGAATTGCTAGAACTGGTTAACCAATTGGCTGTAAACGATGATAGCAAGGCGGTGATTGACTCATTAAAGAGCTTATTAGCGGGAGGCAATCATGAATAA
- a CDS encoding restriction endonuclease has product MKDDVKAKKHFKDAEKSGIVMMALLQILQNAGGKMEKKTAKNMLPQTDERISDAMIQEEKVSKKTGTAYRPFDFTFNFAVKRWQLFGCIENSKARFLVLTEKGMEFDLSQTDGEKIRLATDELMKELSKKNKKKKETQKFIEDPKNRVADPEPEEDDSDDISDSTESWKEELKVRLRKMDPSKFEKFSRRLIQEMGAQIDDEIGMKLSQDHGLDGYAYFVSDELRTTRVAIQSKRYNNQVGDKYIRDFRGSIQNGTDYGILITTDYFTPAAVKEAKDPSKSTPITLLDLDDVVDLVEKHQLFVKRVETYELGDFYFE; this is encoded by the coding sequence ATGAAAGACGACGTAAAAGCAAAAAAACACTTTAAAGATGCAGAAAAATCAGGAATTGTCATGATGGCATTGCTTCAAATCCTGCAAAATGCAGGTGGTAAGATGGAAAAGAAGACGGCAAAAAACATGTTGCCGCAAACAGACGAACGAATTTCTGATGCAATGATTCAGGAAGAAAAGGTTTCTAAAAAAACCGGTACTGCGTATCGTCCATTTGATTTCACTTTTAATTTTGCAGTGAAGCGTTGGCAATTATTTGGCTGCATTGAAAATTCTAAAGCGAGATTTCTGGTTTTAACCGAAAAGGGGATGGAATTCGATTTAAGCCAAACTGATGGTGAAAAAATTCGTTTAGCAACAGACGAATTGATGAAGGAATTATCAAAGAAGAATAAAAAGAAAAAAGAAACACAAAAGTTCATTGAAGATCCTAAAAATCGGGTAGCCGATCCTGAACCTGAAGAAGATGATTCTGATGATATTAGTGATAGTACCGAAAGCTGGAAAGAAGAACTTAAGGTTCGATTACGTAAGATGGATCCAAGTAAATTTGAAAAGTTTAGCCGTCGTCTAATCCAGGAAATGGGTGCTCAAATTGATGATGAGATTGGCATGAAGCTTTCACAGGACCACGGTTTAGATGGCTATGCTTATTTCGTTAGTGACGAATTGCGGACTACTCGAGTGGCCATCCAATCCAAACGCTATAATAATCAGGTTGGTGATAAATATATCCGTGATTTTCGTGGATCAATTCAAAATGGGACAGATTATGGCATTTTGATTACGACCGATTACTTTACACCGGCAGCGGTCAAGGAGGCCAAGGACCCGTCAAAGTCAACGCCAATTACCTTGCTAGATTTAGATGACGTCGTTGATTTAGTCGAAAAACACCAACTCTTCGTTAAACGAGTTGAAACTTATGAACTTGGTGATTTTTATTTTGAATAA
- a CDS encoding site-specific integrase, translating to MLEKIAKDEKFHVYYKQWITVYKEGAIREVTMAKYIMSHQWLVKLMPDLKLKDLTRISYQQLLNNYAEEHERQTTMDFHHQLKGAILDAVDEGLVERDPTRKAIIKGKHPRDKKPKYLNQFELRTMLSNLQLDQEINWDWFILLVAKTGMRFSEALALTPKDFDFPHQMLSVNKTWNYKGHGGFSPTKNHSSVRKIQLDWQTVIQFSELVKELPDEKPIFVAPGEKVYNSTINNILARICEKSEVPVISIHGLRHTHASLLLFAGVSIASVARRLGHASMTTTQKTYLHIIQELENKDVDLVMRSLSGLS from the coding sequence ATGCTAGAAAAAATAGCTAAAGACGAAAAATTTCATGTGTACTATAAACAATGGATCACGGTTTATAAGGAAGGAGCAATACGTGAGGTGACTATGGCTAAATATATTATGTCGCACCAGTGGTTGGTCAAATTAATGCCTGATTTGAAACTTAAAGATTTAACAAGAATTTCTTATCAACAATTGTTAAATAATTATGCAGAAGAACATGAGCGACAGACAACAATGGATTTTCATCACCAATTAAAGGGAGCGATTCTTGATGCGGTGGATGAGGGCCTTGTTGAACGGGATCCGACAAGAAAAGCTATCATCAAAGGAAAGCATCCCAGAGATAAGAAACCTAAATATTTAAATCAGTTTGAATTGCGGACGATGTTAAGTAATTTGCAATTAGATCAAGAAATTAATTGGGATTGGTTTATCCTACTGGTTGCTAAAACTGGAATGCGTTTTTCAGAAGCCCTAGCATTAACGCCAAAGGATTTTGATTTTCCACATCAGATGCTCTCTGTTAACAAAACGTGGAATTATAAAGGTCATGGAGGATTTTCACCAACAAAAAATCATTCTTCTGTGCGAAAAATTCAATTAGACTGGCAGACAGTGATTCAATTTTCAGAATTGGTGAAAGAACTTCCAGATGAAAAGCCAATATTTGTTGCCCCAGGCGAAAAAGTTTATAATTCAACAATTAATAATATTTTAGCCCGTATTTGTGAAAAGTCTGAGGTGCCAGTGATATCAATCCACGGTTTGCGACATACACATGCATCACTTTTGCTATTTGCCGGGGTATCAATTGCGAGTGTAGCGAGACGATTGGGCCATGCAAGTATGACAACTACACAGAAAACCTATTTGCATATCATTCAAGAATTAGAAAATAAGGACGTTGATTTGGTTATGCGATCATTGTCAGGATTAAGCTAA
- a CDS encoding restriction endonuclease subunit S encodes MNFFLFKTNTWEQRKLGEVGKAKSGIGFPDAQQRGKQGTPFYKVSDMNNPGNEVVMMSANNYASDSQLRENKWNPINPQNSGVVFAKVGAAIFLDRKRIVDTSFLIDNNMMSYLFDSSWNRYFGKTLFEKLRLSRFAQVGALPSFNGSDVEDIKVMIPEKSEQKVIGDMFEKLDDTIALHQRRSLSLVNLA; translated from the coding sequence ATGAATTTTTTTCTTTTTAAAACCAATACTTGGGAACAGCGTAAGTTGGGGGAAGTTGGCAAAGCTAAGTCTGGAATTGGATTTCCAGATGCTCAACAAAGAGGTAAGCAAGGGACTCCATTTTATAAAGTATCAGATATGAACAACCCAGGTAATGAGGTTGTTATGATGAGTGCCAACAATTACGCAAGTGACTCTCAGCTTAGAGAAAATAAGTGGAATCCCATAAACCCCCAAAATAGTGGTGTTGTATTTGCAAAAGTAGGGGCAGCCATATTCCTTGATAGAAAGCGAATTGTCGATACTTCTTTTTTAATTGATAATAACATGATGAGTTATTTGTTTGACTCTTCTTGGAATCGTTATTTCGGTAAGACTTTATTCGAAAAGTTAAGATTATCTAGATTTGCTCAAGTTGGAGCATTACCAAGTTTCAATGGTTCCGATGTTGAAGATATCAAGGTGATGATACCCGAGAAATCTGAACAGAAAGTGATTGGCGATATGTTTGAGAAGTTAGATGACACTATCGCTCTTCATCAGCGTAGGTCACTTTCCCTTGTGAATTTAGCTTAA
- a CDS encoding restriction endonuclease subunit S: protein MNKNVPAIRFQGFHDDWEQRKFFDNIKDTIDFRGRTPKKIGFDWEKSDDGYLALSALNVKNGYIDLSAEAHYGSQEMYDKWMGGKFLHKGQVLFTTEAPMGKVAQVPDNRGYILSQRTIAFIVHDDKIIENFLAVMLRTPKSFNELTKLASGGTAKGVSQKSLKHFEVTTPKQLTEQQKIGSFFQRLDNLITLHQRKLNLLKEQKKSLLQKMFPKKDEKIPEIRFNGFTDDWEQRKLGEVTDKVKEKNKTGEFTETLTNSAEYGIINQRDFFDKDISNAKNLDGYYIVKNNDFVYNPRISNFSPVGPIKRNKLGKTGVMSPLYYVFRAHGIDKNYLEKYFDTTYWHRFMEQNGDTGARSDRFAIKDSVFVEMPIPYPTMAEQEKIGLFFRHLDKTITLHQRKLDALQEQKKGLLQKMFV, encoded by the coding sequence ATGAATAAAAATGTGCCGGCAATCCGTTTTCAGGGATTTCATGACGATTGGGAACAGCGTAAGTTTTTTGACAATATTAAAGATACGATTGATTTTAGAGGAAGAACTCCAAAAAAAATAGGTTTTGATTGGGAAAAAAGTGACGATGGTTATTTGGCACTTTCTGCCTTAAATGTTAAAAATGGTTATATTGATTTGAGTGCAGAAGCGCACTATGGAAGTCAAGAAATGTATGATAAATGGATGGGTGGAAAATTCCTGCATAAAGGACAAGTCCTATTTACAACAGAGGCACCAATGGGAAAGGTCGCCCAAGTACCAGATAATAGAGGATATATTCTTAGTCAGAGAACCATTGCTTTTATTGTTCATGATGATAAAATAATAGAAAATTTTTTAGCCGTTATGCTTCGTACACCTAAATCATTTAATGAATTAACTAAACTAGCTAGTGGCGGAACAGCGAAAGGTGTCAGCCAAAAATCTCTTAAACATTTTGAGGTAACTACGCCAAAGCAGTTAACCGAACAACAAAAAATTGGATCATTCTTTCAACGATTAGACAACCTTATCACCCTTCATCAGCGTAAGTTAAATTTGCTGAAAGAACAGAAAAAAAGTTTACTACAAAAAATGTTTCCGAAAAAAGACGAAAAAATTCCAGAAATTCGTTTTAATGGTTTTACTGACGATTGGGAACAGCGTAAGTTGGGGGAAGTTACTGATAAGGTCAAAGAAAAAAATAAAACTGGTGAGTTCACAGAAACTTTGACTAACTCAGCAGAATATGGAATTATTAATCAGCGTGACTTTTTTGATAAGGATATTTCTAATGCTAAGAATCTCGACGGATACTACATAGTAAAAAACAATGATTTTGTCTATAATCCTCGTATTTCAAATTTTTCTCCGGTTGGACCTATTAAACGGAATAAATTAGGTAAAACTGGCGTAATGTCGCCACTTTATTATGTTTTTCGCGCACATGGTATTGATAAAAATTACTTGGAAAAATATTTTGATACTACCTACTGGCATCGATTTATGGAACAAAACGGTGACACAGGCGCGCGTTCTGATCGTTTTGCAATTAAGGATTCAGTCTTTGTTGAAATGCCAATTCCATATCCAACTATGGCTGAACAAGAAAAAATAGGCTTATTCTTCAGACACTTGGACAAAACTATCACCCTTCATCAGCGTAAACTTGATGCTTTGCAAGAACAGAAAAAAGGGTTGTTGCAAAAAATGTTTGTATAA